From the genome of Monomorium pharaonis isolate MP-MQ-018 chromosome 2, ASM1337386v2, whole genome shotgun sequence, one region includes:
- the LOC105831658 gene encoding centrosome-associated protein 350 isoform X2, with amino-acid sequence MKSSGQKEDSVDKKRYVFFSDPDVIAKRAETSSVAAQITQELEAQQKPSKEQSADLRISAIDLKSLENLLSYYPVQPHPFTFISAVKQKLALEDLTDFCAKTRDPRSQAKTSLTSSAIKITRTQNLNTQNQIVQKMDFIKPLKVPDLKISPKTLDFTSSRENSISKELPLTKSEITTKEFTHDKSDKSLRTGERVQRKLDFSSDSSSFINCESIEPLKAPNVSIASILSKKKEHVRDSSREKENRSKRMKKDDSSITKKDEFMQDQVKRSRSPRHTSRKDTGDVKLAKNDKSFHAAKNNEKDFLLVKSKDKNFVAPVTKKDNDKRQRFFNVQSVELMKDSLESKTRISSNESPTSVLSPWKLLDKVTLRDNNMGTLFNIENKSKDTTHYFLKQKSEMEDLKHKFDVDNRQLKQDKLSTIYKEQTKRISDKNKILLSNKSEDKHSVTEPSEDVEFMSETNNFRSRISAYPINSTQPSKSKGFDVAIESKQSSSQTRSIKTSESFKYTEHSTAHSANTSVKKDEESCSQSIITTKETTTNDDSNDVDSTVLPDVLFDPRRISLRDGYSQPEFHNLTTPEKMNLMLRSKRRRHLMQSSDSEVDARCPKYKPIVKSEKEQEEIHPTALHMQFQAELHLYDSYNESLQQVMDVEKCLYNTKCEMQEQKSSLKVNEKNEEKIVQTVEDCAAAAIDNDAVEKTTWNPGEYIKKDIVERRKSNDEAHFNREHYIQKQNNVDEPGYGFNCEKFNKAIIKKAEVQTQTVNDIATQTYIADISADEQNAQNRLSETGESFLRENEVPQLSLDSAEQFEDLDQIEEMSLPSRIRTMSEISLHETTSSIKTETGTEISISTRGVTCTFTQYIGSEIARLLRDENQRSYQIEELFKFQEKTLNDKTKKLAQLEEQKRALKDTGQDSRSVKKKQRALLLRLQEEKAEIQRLKDLYEITSQERKRMLQKQRDIFNQKMSTKNILSKLKRTADSQSPRRLSGPMKGYDIRSNSSMSSLIDSDKSQHDRSQIDTRLQASESDVSKFDLLKSNMFISLAEESNTSAAKLDDLVESKEQEKSPTQLQKKSDISKYELRSRKYEEKMPRADILRQKQNQLDMESKRIQGHPMKINIRLLENQDQFRLSQSPKPEVEASAPDYVSIKSESDTLVEVLSKRSRTTQGTDSSIQTAMAAKEKELTSNAVTANSESIEEEISAIVQDTVSKMSQSQISEISQTSASKNSKKNDKTLTSDRDISKKLQHAELKASSKRKNAKHQKSKSSSSISTENTLRSKSSSHISEELVKHQDKRTKVENEKKLHQLDNNKENLILDELEDLNESQTSLQALVTLNEHLKAIKDKNLKLSSEIINESKKSGSAQVSNRKSNENVEGFSNEWDTQNTSQLSQINTFAISHHSSGESDKSLSKSVVVRSQNKEFEQILNARETALASRKNCVEEWMAWHARLRAEEERVTHMEQAALKLVAAASNVLCQQGGEGRLCSFIDTTVSSDTSDVEERIGNLTEKLAARRLEMARLKREAKKQAKKQLRALETNLRNQLEKYDTTIREMRKKLESKRAIKEADKLAIEPKSLADFKVPEIPLKRIQNIYKSSDLLRSRSESDLLLTRNRQRDLSKFVTSITYDDKHERDSSQKSTKSMNTKSANVFEGTMDLHGSARTIFSDYASTEAHDKIRTTVSSISNDVHRSGKYVLSTQKQVEKSIADVKQSVSCDTGDAKTDPSMGRSELEIQTMLESTRFDDHSTINTESAENRFITSVDQSQSKTLTVVSEIPEIRSVESSKSISSKSVYSTENVARIADSSILTYSRKLDFLQLNNKNLSEDISSIEKDIKALSEIMSRLSSESNEKFKTDNDERNTSQDISEIISKSVFSDQIIEIENGHQAAEREIDTEAPSISVNNRKSPSASNLSHDKYMISDRINSEISAIIAEEVPTISNSLHEIDYEAKSKEIMNEIEKSILSQHVGIASGDDPTSALESGNEKLLNNLASEFGIKSISEILSKVSKSKKSLDLAKNTTTQIIDDAKLNINKQRNVSEAILEEDVIKAQTEDAHSLKLFEHFDTTSVQSPIIAGHRSKETVSQRNSRSASNLVSSQNAHLLSGKDVKSSKSISEMPEAGIDTANDVVLLKNLDEDIQTEMPDSIRQGLNSTASASNAAQNRSRAVSAENILRDKDDWTASDSFEIPQDEISTEVREELENSRSGWDDTSNNFSEKNASRVDDTTNKEAENNLLISDADVSAFLPKGESTNVADVQDITFNNTLAPSHAVKSNDELDDILDIIARENDKEKSIPEKFDNVISDSMAELLDRVKDIVENDRDVDSHFKGFLCDTEDENISVDNRIEALSDASMLNNKARSETNVEDINEDNAVSAMNICKDDKDDKANNREEIINISLQTVEEIGDKSAVNLHVEIDEESPRESASEVQEIIITELDSSSAEDNVLSELEIDAKIELAEDEEPATCNVNEDRSVERNEGAIKIKECLESIPEQDSSDGEQLDNLVEVAMSGLDTVEKAVASSRDSPKSEVDDAVLTTRTKQSKEETTVDTAENSNKVAISEASVNINKTFDILKDPEYEDISEESLEVSEILDRDDIPKTGVARKSSADLPERYQITQKSEDILRILDEISQKSSFDSASNSQDNERSARSASSATEEISKVSATNDSPCENRKTTNKVDEESYEMNETTKGRFLEGAKLQSIGTSDVDDLSKKGKVVPLNLDEDDKSSRIIEELRERVSQLQEQNGSSESSEAGDTPRGVSEIEMDSPRDFNDSRLDIDILDDDLLSGTKATNQSIDMETNFHSPSIVTTSEKDIETMIHELKASLGQPGQELAELEAKLLRLEQLQIELEIKKLEAEEVSYYVREIPNKPPPPYTPPGDGRLSVSLGSPPLVTAVIPSNVEELTAFTEKATALIYNAKLAGEDIANLEAPPEIYELTKDKGEKRDRRIYNTFLFDLCKETIVEVYRAEYEKPGPSWTKPNVKTKPTMKIPKNVEELIEYVNKEVATLFGFKTKLQRENMVMRWSRKRRDRVDELLAREAQAEEDEWTKFHHDELAVKNGLTVAILDTLVMETANVMKIAYGKKRRIMV; translated from the exons atgaaGAGTAGTGGCCAGAAGGAAGATTCcgttgataaaaaaagatatgttttCTTCTCGGATCCAGATGTTATTGCCAAACGTGCAGAAACCTCTTCTGTC gcAGCACAGATTACCCAAGAACTCGAGGCCCAACAGAAACCTTCTAAGGAACAATCAGCTGACTTGCGAATATCCGCAATTGATTTAAAGAGCTTAGAAAATTTACTATCCTATTATCCTGTACAGCCACATCCTTTTACGTTTATCAGCGCAGTGAAACAAAAACTTGCTTTGGAAGATCTTACTGATTTCTGCGCCAAAACACGCGACCCACGTTCTCAAGCAAAAACTAGCTTGACTTCTtcagcaataaaaataacccGTACACAGAATTTAAATACGCAGAatcaaattgtacaaaaaatggaCTTCATCAAGCCACTAAAAGTACCAGATCTGAAAATTTCTCCGAAAACATTGGATTTCACCAGTAGCAGAGAAAACTCTATTTCAAAGGAGCTGCCTTTGACAAAATCTGAAATAACCACAAAGGAATTCACACACGATAAATCTGACAAGAGCCTAAGAACTGGTGAGAGAGTACAGAGAAAGTTAGATTTCTCCTCGGATAGTTCATCGTTTATTAACTGTGAAAGCATAGAGCCATTAAAAGCACCAAATGTCTCCATAGCATCTATTTTGAGCAAGAAGAAGGAACATGTTAGAGACAGCTCcagagaaaaggaaaatagaTCGAAGAGAATGAAGAAGGATGATTCTTCGATTACAAAGAAGGATGAATTCATGCAGGACCAAGTAAAACGCAGTCGTAGTCCAAGACATACTTCTAGAAAAGATACTGGCGATgtaaaattagcaaaaaatgataaatcatTCCATGCTGCAAAGAATAACgagaaagattttttgttggtaaaatcaaaggataaaaattttgtagcgCCTGTTACCAAAAAAGATAATGATAAAAGGCAAAGATTCTTTAATGTACAGTCTGTAGAATTAATGAAAGATTCTCTGGAATCTAAGACTCGAATATCTAGCAACGAATCGCCCACATCGGTTTTATCACCTTGGAAACTATTGGATAAAGTCACATTGAGAGATAACAATATGGgcactttatttaatattgaaaacaaatcTAAAGACACAACCcactattttttaaagcagAAGTCTGAAATGGAGGACTTAAAGCATAAATTCGATGTAGATAATAGACAATTGAAACAAGACAAATTAAGCACTATTTATAAAGAACAAACGAAAAGAATTTCCGAcaagaacaaaattttgttgagTAACAAAAGTGAAGATAAACACAGTGTCACGGAGCCCTCTGAAGACGTTGAATTTATGtctgaaacaaataatttcagGAGTCGTATAAGTGCTTATCCTATAAATTCTACACAGCCATCAAAAAGTAAAGGTTTTGATGTGGCTATAGAAAGTAAGCAGAGCAGTTCTCAGACCAGATCAATCAAAACCTcagaaagttttaaatatacagaACATTCCACAGCACACTCTGCAAATACAAGTGTTAAAAAAGACGAGGAATCGTGTTCTCAAAGCATTATTACAACTAAAGAAACGACAACTAACGACGATTCAAACGACGTAGATAGTACTGTACTGCCAGATGTATTGTTTGATCCAAGAAGAATTTCTCTCAGAGACGGCTACTCCCAACcagaatttcataatttaacgACGCCGGAAAAAATGAATCTTATGCTCAGATCGAAACGAAGGAGACATTTGATGCAGAGCAGCGATTCGGAAGTAGATGCAAGATGTCCAAAGTACAAGCCTATAGTAAAATCTGAGAAAGAACAAGAGGAG ATTCACCCAACAGCTTTGCATATGCAATTTCAGGCAGAATTGCATCTGTATGATTCTTATAATGAGTCCCTCCAACAGGTAATGGATGTTGAAAAGTGTTTGTACAACACTAAATGTGAAATGCAGGAACAAAAAAGTTCACTGAAagtcaatgaaaaaaatgaagaaaaaatcgTGCAAACTGTAGAAGACTGCGCAGCTGCTGCAATCGATAATGATGCCGTTGAGAAAA cGACATGGAATCCAggtgaatatataaaaaaggatATTGTTGAGCGTCGAAAATCAAACGATGAGGCGCATTTCAATAGAGAGCATTATATCCAAAAGCAAAACAATGTCGATGAGCCAGGTTATGGCTTTAATTgtgaaaagtttaataaagcGATTATCAAAAAAGCGGAGGTACAAACACAGACAGTGAATGATATAGCGACCCAAACGTACATCGCGGATATATCCGCGGATGAACAAAACGCGCAAAATAGATTGTCAGAAACTGGTGAATCGTTTTTGAGAGAAAACGAAGTTCCCCAGCTGTCTTTAGATTCGGCTGAACAGTTCGAGGATTTAGACCAAATTGAAGAGATGTCACTGCCTAGCAGAATACGAACCATGTCGGAGATTAGTTTACACGAAACTACCTCGTCAATAAAAACGGAAACCGGGACTGAAATTAGTATCTCAACTCGAGGTGTAACGTGCACGTTTACTCAATATATAGGTTCAgag atagCACGACTCTTAAGAGACGAGAATCAACGAAGCTATCAAATTGAAGAGTTGTTTAAGTTTCAAGAGAAaacattaaatgataaaaccAAAAAATTAGCGCAACTAGAAGAGCAAAAACGCGCATTGAAAGATACTGGACAAGATAGTCGTTCCGTGAAAAAGAAACAGAGAGCGCTGCTTCTAAGACTACAAGAGGAGAAGGCTGAAATTCAAAGATTAAAAGACTTATACGAAATTACAAGCCAAGAACGAAAGCGTATGTTGCAAAAACAGAGAgacatatttaatcaaaagatGTCGACAAAGAATATCTTATCGAAATTAAAGAGAACCGCAGACAGCCAATCGCCGAGAAGATTATCGGGTCCTATGAAGGGCTATGATATACGCAGTAATAGCTCTATGAGTTCCTTGATCGATTCGGATAAATCTCAACATGATCGGTCTCAGATTGACACACGGTTGCAAGCATCTGAAAGCGACGTATCCAAATTTGACTTGTTGAAATCTAACATGTTTATAAGTTTAGCTGAAGAAAGCAACACATCCGCGGCGAAACTCGATGATCTGGTTGAGAGTAAGGAACAAGAGAAGAGTCCCACCCAGTTACAAAAGAAAAGCGATATATCAAAGTACGAGTTGAGATCGCGAAAGTACGAAGAGAAAATGCCCAGAGCGGATATCTTACGACAAAAGCAAAATCAGCTGGATATGGAATCGAAGCGGATTCAAGGTCATCCCATGAAGATAAATATTCGGCTTTTGGAAAATCAGGATCAGTTCAGGCTGTCGCAATCACCAAAACCAGAAGTGGAAGCGTCAGCACCTGATTACGTCAGTATAAAATCCGAATCTGATACGTTAGTGGAAGTGCTGTCTAAAAGATCAAGAACAACGCAAGGAACAGATTCTTCTATACAAACCGCGATGGCTGCAAAGGAGAAAGAGTTAACTTCTAATGCTGTAACCGCTAATAGCGAATCTATAGAGGAAGAGATAAGCGCAATAGTTCAAGACACCGTTTCGAAAATGTCGCAGTCACAAATCTCCGAGATATCACAGACGAGTGCAAGTaagaattctaaaaaaaacgACAAGACTCTTACGAGCGACAGAGATATATCTAAAAAGCTGCAACATGCCGAGCTAAAAGCAAGTTCCAAGCGTAAAAACGCCAAGCATCAGAAATCGAAATCATCTTCTAGTATATCAACGGAAAATACACTGCGGTCCAAGTCCAGTTCTCACATATCGGAAGAGCTTGTCAAGCATCAGGATAAACGAACGAAAGTggagaacgaaaaaaaattgcatcagTTAGATAACAATAAGGAAAATTTAATCTTGGACGAGTTAGAGGATCTCAATGAAAGTCAAACTTCGCTTCAAGCGCTCGTTACGCTTAACGAGCATTTGAAAgctattaaagataaaaacttgaaattatCGAGCGAAATAATAAACGAGAGTAAGAAAAGTGGATCCGCTCAAGTTTCGAACAGAAAATCGAATGAGAATGTTGAAGGTTTTTCCAATGAATGGGATACTCAAAATACATCCCAACTgtctcaaattaatacttttgccATTTCCCATCACAGTTCTGGAGAAAGCGATAAAAGTCTGTCGAAGTCCGTAGTTGTTAGGTCGCAAAACAAAGAATTCGAACA AATTTTGAACGCACGGGAAACTGCACTTGCATCGCGCAAAAACTGCGTTGAGGAGTGGATGGCGTGGCACGCAAGGCTAAGAGCAGAGGAGGAACGTGTTACTCATATGGAGCAGGCAGCACTTAAACTTGTTGCGGCAGCATCTAATGTTTTGTGTCAGCAAGGAGGGG AGGGACGTCTGTGCTCTTTTATAGATACCACTGTGTCGTCCGATACGAGTGATGTCGAGGAAAGAATAGGAAATCTTACTGAGAAATTAGCGGCACGACGTCTTGAAATGGCGCGTTTAAAAAGAGAAGCAAAAAAGCAAGCGAAGAAACAACTACGTGCTCTGGAAACAAACCTGCGGAATCAACTCGAG AAATATGACACGACGATTCGCGAGATGCGCAAAAAGTTGGAGTCGAAGAGAGCTATTAAAGAAGCTGATAAGTTAGCTATAGAGCCAAAATCACTGGCTGACTTTAAAGTACCTGAAATACCGCTGAAGAGAATACAGAACATCTACAAGAGCAGCGATTTACTGAGATCCAGGTCGGAATCTGATCTCCTCTTAACAAGAAATCGACAGAGGGATTTGTCGAAATTTGTGACGTCCATAACATACGATGATAAGCATGAGAGGGACAGTTCTCAGAAATCTACGAAATCCATGAATACCAAGAGTGCAAACGTTTTCGAAGGCACTATGGATCTCCACGGTAGCGCTCGAACTATTTTTAGTGATTATGCATCAACAGAAGCACACGATAAAATTCGGACAACGGTTTCGTCGATTTCGAATGATGTACATCGTTCTGGAAAATATGTTCTTTCTACGCAAAAACAAGTCGAAAAATCCATTGCTGATGTGAAACAAAGCGTATCATGTGACACAGGAGACGCTAAAACGGATCCCAGTATGGGACGGTCAGAATTAGAAATACAAACGATGTTGGAGAGTACAAGATTTGACGATCACAGTACTATTAACACCGAATCGGCTGAAAATAGATTTATCACTAGTGTCGATCAATCTCAGTCGAAAACTCTTACAGTAGTATCCGAGATTCCGGAAATACGAAGCGTCGAGTCCTCTAAATCTATTTCAAGCAAATCCGTATATTCTACAGAAAATGTTGCGCGTATCGCCGATTCCAGTATACTCACTTATTCAAGAAAGTTGGATTTTCTGCAGTTGAATAATAAGAACTTAAGCGAGGACATAAGTTCCATCGAAAAAGATATTAAGGCACTTTCGGAAATAATGTCGCGCCTAAGTAGCGAATCGAATGAGAAGTTTAAAACAGATAACGATGAAAGAAATACCTCGCAAGATATATCAGAGATAATATCGAAGTCAGTTTTTAGTGATCAAATAATTGAGATTGAAAACGGACATCAAGCGGCTGAGAGAGAAATCGATACCGAAGCTCCTTCCATATCGGTAAATAATAGAAAGTCACCATCTGCCAGTAATTTGAGCCATGATAAATACATGATATCGGACAGAATAAATAGTGAAATATCGGCAATAATCGCGGAAGAAGTTCCCACTATCTCTAATTCGCTTCATGAAATTGATTACGAAGCCAAAAGCAAAGAGATTATGAATGAAATAGAGAAATCTATATTGTCGCAACACGTTGGGATCGCAAGCGGTGACGATCCAACCTCAGCATTAGAAAGTGGAaacgaaaaattattgaacaaTTTGGCCTCTGAGTTtggaataaaatcaatttctgaAATTCTTTCCAAAGTgtcaaaaagcaaaaaaagtcTTGATCTCGCGAAAAACACAACGACGCAAATTATAGACGACGCAAagcttaatataaataagcaACGCAACGTAAGTGAAGCAATACTTGAGGAGGATGTTATAAAAGCTCAAACAGAAGACGCGCATTCTCTAAAACTTTTTGAACATTTTGACACTACATCAGTGCAATCTCCCATCATTGCCGGTCATCGTTCAAAGGAAACGGTATCGCAACGCAACTCGCGAAGCGCATCGAACTTAGTTTCGAGTCAGAACGCACATTTGCTTTCTGGTAAAGATGTGAAATCGTCGAAAAGTATTTCCGAGATGCCAGAAGCCGGAATTGACACCGCCAATGACgtagttttattaaagaacCTTGATGAAGATATTCAAACAGAGATGCCCGATAGTATCCGACAGGGTTTGAATTCAACGGCATCTGCATCTAATGCTGCTCAAAATCGATCGCGCGCGGTTAGCgccgaaaatattttacgcgATAAGGACGATTGGACGGCGTCTGATTCATTCGAAATCCCGCAAGATGAGATTAGCACTGAAGTGCGCGAAGAACTCGAGAATTCGAGATCGGGTTGGGATGATACCTCAAATAATTTCTCGGAAAAGAATGCATCACGTGTCGATGATACGACAAATAAAGAAGctgaaaacaatttattaataagtgaCGCTGACGTGTCAGCTTTCCTTCCAAAGGGAGAATCTACCAATGTTGCGGATGTACAGGATATTACTTTTAACAACACGTTAGCACCATCTCACGCGGTAAAAAGTAATGACGAGCTTGATGATATATTGGATATAATCGCTAGAGAAAACGATAAAGAGAAAAGCATTCCTGAAAAGTTCGATAATGTAATTTCCGATTCGATGGCTGAATTGTTAGACAGAGTTAAGGATATTGTGGAAAATGATAGAGATGTGGATAGCCATTTTAAAGGATTTTTATGTGATACAGAGGATGAGAATATCAGTGTAGATAATCGAATTGAAGCGCTTTCAGATGCTTCGATGTTAAATAACAAAGCGCGAAGTGAAACAAACGTAGAAGATATAAACGAAGATAACGCGGTCTCTGCGATGAATATTTGTAAAGATGATAAAGATGATAAAGCTAATAATCGTgaggaaataataaatatttcgttacAAACGGTTGAGGAGATTGGGGACAAATCAGCTGTAAACTTACATGTGGAAATTGATGAGGAGAGTCCACGCGAATCAGCGTCGGAAgtacaagaaattataataacagaaTTGGATTCGAGTAGTGCCGAGGACAATGTATTGTCTGAACTTGAAATTGATGCCAAAATTGAGTTGGCTGAGGACGAGGAACCTGCCACGTGCAATGTAAACGAGGACAGGAGTGTGGAAAGAAATGAAGGGGCTATAAAGATAAAGGAATGCCTGGAATCAATTCCGGAGCAAGATAGTTCGGATGGCGAACAATTGGATAACTTGGTGGAAGTTGCGATGAGTGGATTGGACACCGTAGAAAAAGCTGTTGCATCCTCGCGCGATTCTCCGAAGTCGGAAGTGGATGATGCGGTACTTACGACGCGGACTAAACAATCTAAAGAAGAGACAACGGTTGACACGGCCGAAAATAGTAACAAAGTCGCGATATCAGAAGCATcagtaaatatcaataaaacatTCGATATACTGAAGGATCCGGAATACGAAGACATCTCCGAGGAGAGCCTTGAGGTGTCCGAAATTTTAGACAGAGATGACATTCCAAAGACGGGCGTCGCGAGAAAGTCCTCCGCCGACTTGCCGGAGAGGTATCAAATCACTCAGAAATCGGAAGACATACTGAGAATACTGGATGAGATCTCGCAGAAATCATCGTTCGATTCTGCAAGCAATTCGCAAGACAACGAGAGGAGTGCTCGGAGTGCGTCGAGTGCAACGGAAGAGATTAGCAAGGTTTCCGCGACGAACGATTCACCCTGCGAGAATAGAAAAACGACGAATAAGGTGGACGAAGAGTCTTACGAGATGAACGAAACGACGAAGGGTCGATTCTTGGAAGGAGCAAAATTGCAATCGATAGGAACTAGCGATGTGGACGATTTGTCTAAAAAGGGGAAAGTTGTTCCTTTGAATTTGGACGAAGATGACAAGTCCTCTCGGATAATAGAAGAGCTGCGCGAGAGAGTCTCACAGCTGCAGGAACAGAATGGCTCATCCGAATCCAGCGAAGCCGGTGATACTCCGAGAGGTGTATCCGAGATCGAGATGGACTCACCGAGAGATTTTAATGATTCGAGGCTAGATATCGATATCTTGGACGATGATCTGCTGAGCGGCACTAAAGCGACGAACCAGAGCATCGATATGGAAACCAATTTTCATTCCCCATCCATCGTCACCACGTCCGAGAAGGACATCGAGACTATGATTCATGAATTAAAAG